A DNA window from Nocardioides palaemonis contains the following coding sequences:
- a CDS encoding GNAT family N-acetyltransferase, with translation MTTSGRLLRDMRPDDVAAVMAVQEPASIAGLSVVFPQDRYPFPREVLAERWRSEIAEPGIECYVVLREDRVAGFAATRGSEVMHFGIAVDEWGSGLAVAAHDELVRRLRAAGAERPWLCVYAANPRGRAFWEKLGWVHTGERRRGPLPPHAELLTYALDDVAARNRDARR, from the coding sequence ATGACCACCTCCGGGAGGCTGCTCCGCGACATGCGTCCCGACGACGTCGCCGCGGTGATGGCGGTCCAGGAGCCCGCGTCGATCGCCGGGCTCTCCGTGGTGTTCCCGCAGGACCGGTACCCCTTCCCGCGCGAGGTCCTCGCCGAGCGGTGGCGGTCGGAGATCGCCGAGCCGGGGATCGAGTGCTACGTCGTCCTGCGCGAGGACCGGGTCGCGGGCTTCGCCGCCACTCGCGGGTCGGAGGTCATGCACTTCGGCATCGCGGTCGACGAGTGGGGGAGCGGCCTCGCGGTCGCCGCCCACGACGAGCTCGTGCGGCGCCTGCGTGCTGCCGGTGCGGAGCGGCCCTGGCTGTGCGTCTACGCCGCGAACCCGCGGGGCCGGGCGTTCTGGGAGAAGCTCGGGTGGGTCCACACGGGCGAGCGTCGCCGCGGTCCCCTGCCGCCCCACGCCGAGCTGCTGACGTACGCGCTCGACGACGTCGCGGCCAGGAACCGCGACGCACGCCGATAG
- a CDS encoding HNH endonuclease signature motif containing protein, whose translation MSETLAAPEEEVTVDDLDASTLLASIRDSRRHEHAEAARQLALAARWADLHPPESIHHAATFTSSGAGTEQSEPIAGDGCPLVAEFCIPELGAVLGISTTAAKRLIGQALELRHRLPRLWALVHAGHVPAWRARMVAETTIHAVPTLTREAAGWVDTQVAAVAGKLGTAQLDRLVAEAIKRHDLDPASRPDTAHGEDDADFAADRHLATDARHATIDSRHLHYDGLMRMEAMLDLADALDLDQALAHRAEVFKALGSTAPLDARRAAALGDLARTQTALDLHHQSQATGRPPQPEQSQNQPAQPEPTEHTEQPEQPEQREQPESTQHEPTEPASDDLPAAREVVLHVHLDAHLLTDDTGQVVETVFGPTARLDNRQRLALLEQVQTWCATSRTKVTIRPVIDLDAELTSPGYPVPDRIREQVVLRDRTCVFPWCTRPARACDIDHVIPYDHDAAADGDADGRPQPGPTATSNLAALCRSHHRLKTHTLWRYEHLRPGVFEWTSPHGHHYLRDHHGTTALDPPAVTIGPPGLVTGLRPSSTNEHDEPGEPSEPSDSRP comes from the coding sequence ATGAGCGAGACGCTGGCAGCACCCGAGGAAGAGGTCACCGTCGACGACCTCGACGCCTCGACGCTGCTCGCCTCGATCCGCGACTCCCGCCGCCACGAGCACGCCGAAGCCGCCCGACAGCTCGCCCTCGCCGCCCGCTGGGCCGACCTCCACCCACCCGAGTCGATCCACCACGCCGCCACCTTCACCAGCTCCGGCGCCGGCACCGAGCAGAGCGAACCCATCGCCGGCGACGGCTGCCCCCTCGTCGCCGAGTTCTGCATCCCCGAGCTCGGCGCCGTCCTCGGCATCTCCACGACCGCCGCCAAGCGGCTCATCGGACAGGCCCTCGAGCTGCGCCACCGACTCCCCCGCCTCTGGGCACTCGTCCACGCCGGCCACGTCCCCGCCTGGCGTGCCCGCATGGTCGCCGAGACCACCATCCACGCCGTCCCCACCCTCACCCGCGAGGCCGCCGGGTGGGTCGACACCCAGGTCGCGGCCGTCGCCGGGAAACTCGGCACCGCCCAGCTCGACCGCCTCGTCGCCGAGGCCATCAAGCGTCACGACCTCGACCCGGCGTCTCGACCCGACACCGCCCACGGCGAGGACGACGCCGACTTCGCGGCCGACCGCCACCTCGCCACCGACGCCCGCCACGCCACCATCGACTCCCGCCACCTCCACTACGACGGCCTCATGCGCATGGAGGCGATGCTCGACCTCGCCGACGCCCTCGACCTCGATCAAGCCCTCGCCCACCGCGCCGAGGTGTTCAAGGCCCTCGGCTCCACCGCACCCCTCGACGCCCGACGCGCCGCCGCGCTCGGCGACCTCGCCCGCACCCAGACCGCCCTCGACCTCCACCACCAGAGCCAGGCCACCGGCCGGCCCCCACAGCCCGAGCAGTCCCAGAACCAGCCGGCCCAGCCCGAGCCGACCGAGCACACCGAGCAGCCCGAGCAGCCCGAGCAGCGCGAGCAGCCCGAGTCGACCCAGCATGAGCCCACCGAGCCGGCGAGCGACGACCTCCCCGCCGCGCGTGAGGTCGTCCTCCACGTCCACCTCGACGCCCACCTGCTCACCGACGACACCGGCCAGGTCGTCGAGACCGTGTTCGGCCCCACCGCGAGGCTCGACAACCGCCAGCGGCTCGCGCTGCTCGAGCAGGTCCAGACCTGGTGCGCGACCTCGCGCACCAAGGTGACCATCCGTCCCGTCATCGACCTCGACGCCGAGCTCACCAGCCCCGGCTACCCCGTCCCCGACCGGATCCGCGAACAAGTCGTCCTCCGCGACCGCACCTGCGTCTTCCCCTGGTGCACCCGCCCCGCCCGGGCCTGCGACATCGACCACGTGATCCCGTACGACCACGACGCTGCAGCCGACGGGGATGCCGACGGCCGACCACAGCCCGGACCGACAGCCACCTCCAACCTCGCCGCCCTCTGCAGGTCACACCACCGCCTCAAGACCCACACCCTCTGGCGCTATGAGCACCTGCGCCCCGGCGTCTTCGAGTGGACCAGCCCCCACGGCCACCACTACCTCCGCGACCACCACGGCACCACCGCCCTCGACCCACCCGCGGTGACGATCGGGCCACCAGGTCTCGTGACGGGACTTCGTCCCTCCTCGACCAACGAGCACGACGAGCCCGGCGAGCCCAGCGAGCCCAGCGACAGCCGACCATGA
- a CDS encoding VOC family protein — MTSFVKSLTFDCHDPLAVAAFWAAALGSDVDEDSTPDRAWVEPAGWGGPSIWFQRVPEGKQAKNRQHLDLRAMGPVSDERARLEGLGARVLDDRGDLVVMADPEGNEFCLEA, encoded by the coding sequence ATGACCTCCTTCGTGAAGTCCCTGACCTTCGACTGCCACGACCCGCTGGCCGTCGCCGCCTTCTGGGCGGCCGCCCTCGGATCCGACGTCGACGAGGACAGCACGCCCGACCGGGCGTGGGTCGAGCCGGCCGGGTGGGGCGGACCGAGCATCTGGTTCCAGCGCGTCCCGGAGGGCAAGCAGGCGAAGAACCGCCAGCACCTCGACCTGCGCGCCATGGGTCCGGTCTCCGACGAGCGGGCGCGACTCGAAGGGCTCGGAGCGCGCGTGCTCGACGATCGCGGCGACCTCGTGGTGATGGCCGACCCCGAGGGCAACGAGTTCTGCCTGGAGGCCTGA
- a CDS encoding HIT domain-containing protein produces MDTYTGNDFYCDVAIPRVVPLDVVHEDELVLAYHHTRPFWPVHLVVVPKRHIASLTSVTTHDESDVRAVLEVVQHVAASVERDRGAAAVLTNLGTYQDSKHLHVHVSSGPPLRP; encoded by the coding sequence GTGGACACCTACACGGGCAACGACTTCTACTGCGACGTGGCGATCCCCCGAGTCGTGCCACTCGACGTGGTCCACGAGGACGAGCTGGTGCTGGCCTATCACCACACCCGGCCGTTCTGGCCGGTCCACCTGGTCGTGGTCCCGAAGCGACACATCGCCTCGCTGACGTCAGTGACGACCCACGACGAGTCCGACGTACGGGCCGTGCTCGAGGTCGTCCAGCACGTGGCGGCCAGTGTCGAGCGGGACCGCGGTGCGGCCGCGGTGCTCACCAACCTCGGGACCTACCAGGACTCCAAGCACCTGCACGTGCACGTCAGCTCGGGTCCGCCGCTGCGCCCCTGA
- a CDS encoding GNAT family N-acetyltransferase, translated as MDTTAVMTRLVEVIDAHDWASLPGLLHPDFTCRLVHTGEVFDRDDWVAFNADYPGFQRMHLKDLVVDGGRGVLRATVVGTDGNGDDELFAVASFAEVRDGLLVELVEVWAEVDQDPPPGTRLPGPTERLRFRRMTADDLDDVTAMLVDFDPYRGDRPPSSAADAQRWIEWQARNYADHGFGLWVLETHDGQFVGDCGLTVQDVEGTPHVEVGYHLVEPMRGRGYATEAARAVRDWAAAHGVDHLVALIRPDNVASQGVARNLDMELERTAHVHGGDALVFGTRLAAGR; from the coding sequence ATGGACACCACCGCCGTGATGACCAGGCTGGTCGAGGTCATCGACGCCCACGACTGGGCGTCGTTGCCCGGCCTGCTCCACCCCGACTTCACCTGCCGCCTGGTCCACACCGGCGAGGTCTTCGACCGCGACGACTGGGTGGCGTTCAACGCCGACTACCCCGGCTTCCAGCGGATGCACCTCAAGGACCTGGTGGTCGACGGCGGGCGCGGCGTGCTCCGGGCCACGGTCGTCGGGACCGACGGCAACGGCGACGACGAGCTGTTCGCCGTCGCGAGCTTCGCCGAGGTCCGCGACGGCCTGCTCGTCGAGCTCGTCGAGGTGTGGGCCGAGGTCGACCAAGACCCGCCACCCGGCACCCGCCTGCCCGGTCCGACCGAGCGGCTCCGCTTCCGCAGGATGACCGCCGACGACCTCGACGACGTCACTGCGATGCTCGTCGACTTCGACCCCTACCGCGGCGACCGACCGCCCAGCTCGGCGGCCGACGCGCAGCGCTGGATCGAGTGGCAGGCGCGCAACTACGCCGACCACGGCTTCGGGCTGTGGGTGCTGGAGACCCACGACGGCCAGTTCGTCGGTGACTGCGGCCTCACCGTCCAGGACGTCGAGGGCACGCCCCACGTCGAGGTCGGCTACCACCTCGTCGAGCCGATGCGCGGCCGCGGCTACGCCACCGAGGCGGCCCGGGCCGTGCGCGACTGGGCCGCCGCCCACGGCGTCGACCACCTCGTCGCCCTCATCCGACCCGACAACGTCGCGAGCCAGGGCGTCGCCCGCAACCTCGACATGGAGCTCGAGCGGACGGCACACGTCCACGGGGGCGACGCCCTGGTGTTCGGCACCAGGCTCGCCGCGGGGCGCTAG
- a CDS encoding SIS domain-containing protein, which produces MATWFDEARLDDAVALESADLRLRTLAESGARVRREAHEAATATAELIARGRDEARPRAVIAAGPDSRLLRAVLEPWCPVPFVAWPNPGLPGWAGSLDLVVMLAPEGNDHGSASTVAEAVRRGAQVVVACPQKSLVGEHAAGRHVTVLPTVTGDQLATAVVVLDYLAHVHLGPRADAESVASSLDEVATSCSPHRDLAVNPAKMLAIAMADTNPLVWGGSVLAARAARRLAESLRRTSGRSAIAGDAEHLLPVIEATRPQDLFADPFSEEGAELRPLLLVLDDGADDPMVREQAGTLRAAAARHGVRVETLETDADAEVARYASLLLTGTYAAEYLRIGLVED; this is translated from the coding sequence GTGGCGACCTGGTTCGACGAGGCCCGGCTCGACGACGCGGTGGCGCTCGAGTCAGCCGACCTGCGCCTGCGCACGCTCGCCGAGAGCGGGGCGCGGGTGCGGCGCGAGGCGCACGAGGCGGCGACCGCGACCGCGGAGCTGATCGCCCGCGGCCGTGACGAGGCGCGTCCGCGCGCGGTGATCGCCGCCGGCCCGGACTCACGCCTGCTGCGCGCGGTGCTCGAGCCGTGGTGCCCGGTGCCGTTCGTGGCGTGGCCCAACCCGGGCCTGCCCGGCTGGGCGGGGTCGCTCGACCTGGTGGTGATGCTCGCGCCGGAGGGCAACGACCACGGGTCCGCGTCGACGGTGGCCGAGGCGGTGCGCCGCGGCGCCCAGGTCGTGGTGGCCTGCCCGCAGAAGTCGCTGGTCGGCGAGCACGCGGCCGGGCGGCACGTCACGGTCCTCCCGACCGTCACGGGTGACCAGCTGGCCACGGCGGTGGTGGTGCTGGACTACCTCGCCCACGTCCACCTCGGTCCGCGGGCCGACGCCGAGTCGGTCGCCTCGTCGCTCGACGAGGTCGCCACCAGCTGCTCGCCGCACCGCGACCTCGCGGTCAACCCGGCGAAGATGCTCGCGATCGCGATGGCCGACACGAACCCGCTCGTGTGGGGCGGCTCGGTGCTCGCCGCCCGCGCCGCGCGCCGGCTCGCCGAGTCGCTGCGCCGGACCTCGGGTCGCTCCGCGATCGCCGGCGACGCCGAGCACCTGCTCCCGGTCATCGAGGCGACCCGCCCCCAGGACCTGTTCGCCGACCCGTTCTCCGAGGAGGGCGCGGAGCTCCGGCCGCTGCTGCTGGTCCTCGACGACGGCGCCGACGACCCGATGGTGCGCGAGCAGGCCGGCACTCTGCGGGCCGCGGCCGCGCGCCACGGCGTACGCGTGGAGACGCTGGAGACCGACGCGGACGCGGAGGTCGCGCGCTACGCGTCGCTGCTGCTGACCGGCACCTACGCCGCGGAGTACCTGCGGATCGGGCTGGTCGAGGACTAG
- a CDS encoding Trm112 family protein, translated as MNIDPQLLSIIVCPACHGELVAASLDGADELVCQGCGNAYPVRDDIPVLLVDEARKPA; from the coding sequence GTGAACATCGACCCGCAGCTGTTGAGCATCATCGTCTGCCCGGCCTGCCACGGCGAGCTGGTCGCGGCCTCCCTCGACGGGGCCGACGAGCTGGTCTGCCAGGGGTGCGGCAACGCGTACCCGGTGCGCGACGACATCCCGGTGCTGCTGGTCGACGAGGCCCGCAAGCCCGCCTGA
- a CDS encoding DUF3499 domain-containing protein produces MSLARRCSRTACGRPAVNTLTYVYADQTAVLGPLATYAEPHAYDLCDVHSERLSAPRGWEVLRLASDQKAPGPSSDDLLALADAVREAARPAPTQAAVPLHSTDDPTRGAKRGHLRVLTPTD; encoded by the coding sequence GTGAGCCTTGCCCGTCGTTGTTCGCGAACGGCGTGTGGCCGTCCCGCGGTCAACACGCTGACCTACGTCTACGCCGACCAGACCGCCGTCCTCGGTCCGCTCGCGACCTACGCCGAGCCGCACGCCTACGACCTGTGCGACGTGCACAGCGAGCGGCTGTCCGCCCCGCGCGGCTGGGAGGTGCTGCGCCTGGCGTCCGACCAGAAGGCGCCGGGCCCGAGCAGCGACGACCTGCTGGCCCTCGCCGACGCGGTCCGCGAGGCCGCGCGACCGGCCCCGACGCAGGCGGCGGTGCCGCTGCACTCGACCGACGACCCCACCCGGGGCGCGAAGCGCGGCCACCTGCGGGTGCTCACCCCGACCGACTGA
- a CDS encoding metallopeptidase family protein, translated as MDDVSTAAEGQRRRTRDRRGRGMRGPGVLPERPGTPALRTARQRFDQLVLDVVAPLDERWQRHLGLVEYAVEDTPMLPDDWGDETVPLSSLVRGKGTGPTRLVVFRRPIEHRATTHDELRAMVHLVVVEQLAELLDLTPGDIDERYAD; from the coding sequence GTGGACGACGTGAGCACCGCCGCAGAGGGACAGCGCCGACGCACCCGCGACCGGCGCGGGCGCGGGATGCGCGGCCCGGGCGTCCTGCCCGAGCGCCCCGGAACCCCGGCGCTCCGGACGGCGCGTCAGCGCTTCGACCAGCTCGTGCTCGACGTGGTCGCCCCGCTCGACGAGCGGTGGCAGCGCCACCTCGGCCTCGTCGAGTACGCCGTCGAGGACACGCCGATGCTCCCCGACGACTGGGGCGACGAGACCGTCCCGCTGTCGTCGCTGGTGCGCGGCAAGGGCACCGGACCGACCCGCCTGGTGGTGTTCCGGCGGCCGATCGAGCACCGGGCGACGACCCACGACGAGCTGCGGGCGATGGTGCACCTCGTCGTCGTCGAGCAGCTCGCCGAGCTGCTGGACCTCACCCCCGGCGACATCGACGAGCGCTACGCCGACTAG
- a CDS encoding DUF5719 family protein, translating into MTDPTAPAPRRRRVAEVRSRRPSPLTLLAVVIPLLTVAALALVRPADVPASTFGPTSATLDRSTAVCPAQLPGADDVRLGSTSLASGELALRIGREDDTEDLTDGVASRTERGTVVVSGSGELAPGLVATRSGSGSAFGCDQPAPERWFTGVGASAQHASTLTLVNPDKGPAVADVTVWDGTGVVDVPALRGIRVPGARSVSFDLAEVAPNRDALALRVQVSRGRLGSSVVDVVDPLGRDRPVREWLPAQDAPATTSYIAGVGTGAADRTLTLANPGDDEVRVELRLVSDESEFAPAGFEEVTLAPASVAEVDLGGVLRGRTAVGVQALRLDATGPVTAGLRTRTPRDLALSVAGPVVESSTGAALPAGSKRLVVVGATAPGVVVLRAWDADGAAVVRERRVEVDPATAARIRLPDDAVLAQVELERTTAVVSLETDDGGLSFLPLGQLVDTSEVPDVRPAQR; encoded by the coding sequence ATGACTGACCCCACCGCTCCCGCCCCGAGGCGCCGCCGCGTCGCCGAGGTCCGCAGCCGCCGCCCCTCGCCGCTGACGCTGCTCGCCGTCGTGATCCCGCTGCTGACCGTCGCCGCCCTCGCTCTCGTGCGACCGGCCGACGTGCCGGCGAGCACCTTCGGACCGACGTCCGCGACGCTCGACCGCTCGACCGCGGTCTGCCCGGCGCAGCTCCCCGGCGCCGACGACGTACGCCTCGGCAGCACCTCCCTGGCCTCCGGCGAGCTCGCGCTGCGGATCGGTCGCGAGGACGACACCGAGGACCTGACCGACGGCGTCGCCTCGCGCACCGAGCGCGGGACGGTCGTCGTGTCCGGGTCAGGCGAGCTCGCGCCCGGCCTGGTCGCCACGCGATCCGGCTCCGGCTCGGCGTTCGGGTGCGACCAGCCGGCACCCGAACGCTGGTTCACCGGCGTCGGCGCCTCCGCCCAGCACGCCTCCACGCTCACCCTGGTCAACCCCGACAAGGGCCCGGCGGTCGCGGACGTCACCGTCTGGGACGGCACCGGTGTGGTCGACGTCCCCGCCCTGCGCGGCATCCGGGTGCCCGGCGCCCGGTCGGTCTCCTTCGACCTGGCGGAGGTCGCCCCCAACCGCGACGCGCTGGCGCTGCGCGTGCAGGTCTCGCGCGGCCGGCTCGGCTCCAGCGTGGTCGACGTGGTCGACCCCCTGGGTCGGGACCGCCCGGTCCGCGAGTGGCTGCCGGCCCAGGACGCCCCGGCCACCACGTCCTACATCGCCGGCGTCGGCACCGGCGCGGCCGACCGCACCCTGACCCTGGCCAACCCGGGTGACGACGAGGTCCGGGTCGAGCTCCGGCTGGTCAGCGACGAGAGCGAGTTCGCGCCGGCCGGGTTCGAGGAGGTCACCCTCGCGCCTGCCTCGGTCGCCGAGGTCGACCTCGGCGGCGTGCTGCGCGGACGCACGGCGGTCGGCGTGCAGGCGCTGCGCCTCGACGCGACGGGGCCCGTCACCGCAGGCCTGCGCACCCGTACGCCCCGCGACCTGGCGCTGTCGGTCGCCGGACCCGTGGTGGAGTCCTCGACGGGGGCCGCCCTGCCGGCCGGCTCCAAGCGGCTGGTGGTCGTCGGCGCCACGGCCCCGGGCGTCGTCGTCCTGCGGGCGTGGGACGCCGACGGCGCGGCGGTCGTGCGGGAGCGACGCGTCGAGGTCGATCCCGCGACCGCGGCGCGGATCCGTCTGCCGGACGACGCGGTGCTGGCCCAGGTCGAGCTCGAGCGCACGACGGCCGTGGTCTCGCTCGAGACCGACGACGGCGGGCTGTCGTTCCTGCCCCTGGGGCAGCTGGTCGACACCAGCGAGGTGCCGGACGTGCGGCCGGCGCAGCGCTAG